One Dysidea avara chromosome 7, odDysAvar1.4, whole genome shotgun sequence genomic region harbors:
- the LOC136260939 gene encoding rho GTPase-activating protein 21-like isoform X6: MLSPLLCGSSGLDKVMEPIKSNSHLSRMRNMLAHSPLGRRRHSSSGSITSSNESPLTSPVGRVWGISLELLVKQTTKEVPFIVEKIIEHIEQCGLDQEGLYRVNGNARTIEKLKASFDKVGDADFCDVDVAAIGGLLKLFLRDMPVPLITESVASQFVQLHEDVKSYTGQQYYEKIRSLVKQLPLHHYHLLRYLVRHLVCVAKHEEENKMSPVSLSIVFGPNIFRCDAGLAGLQKQGVCNSFLSKMIMKCDQVFMQDDEVWIAQVKEEAQQRRQKPQKPVPYSVYMENLNSLEELDDDDRSHDVLSSSWGHSPTHITKSSTTSPAHITKTSTSSKSSTNERNVDDWVTASYPGGSQSPLNRSHDSDPDLGNGRFVREVGIRRRSSIDGVRRKTSLSPPREEELPRTPSPWSQCSNSPISPNSSPVQGTSQVMSQFLSTVIQQTVRELLFGPSGSHGTSTPAKPVSLARQRRRNTPGTRGGGSTANDVTNTNTATDDKNTKEGVSTGDMTSSVTSHGGDTTDSSKTHPVILRRGSSKEEKEKKKINRESGALFSEQFKVATGHSSVDEIDGVEQSEVTNKLKHHKKHKPVVKGFDLFESSGLIMGAPIMAKPTVVMPNSQEHHHFVMTSSESHDEEDTLSQSTGLYDVKMVKSSLQPLPVASDDLDVVKSIETLSHPTLGRPRPPANRRSPGRRGHGVDTNSVPDKKHTLLSSSDELNNIPATQLGHNVLSVTLHSKTDATLQTISSDNVQSNNLQTKSSDNLQSKSSDSLHTQSSNTLQAKSSDETKSSDNFQAKSSDKLPTKSSKNIQPKSSNNLQAKAKSSDKRTKPSDTFKSVGELHTKTSSVIYSKTIGSDHLSLTATAAAGSPTHRRLHDVASPTHTGLHDVDSRTHNNGPHNTGSSTHNRSHDVASSTHTRLHDVGSPTHNRPHDASSSIRSRSHDVGSPTHRKSHDASPTHSTSLDDQQRRLKELKNEVRRFEADYMAQHGGNKPSGADKDPIRPLMREYFTIKHQLQSSSEMLSKTAPAKLITKVDEIDGVEQSEEVNNKLKHHKKHKPVVKGFDLFESSGLIMGVCNGCVLMLCSN; the protein is encoded by the exons ATGTTATCGCCGCTGCTGTGCGGCTCATCAGGACTCGATAAAGTGATG GAGCCAATCAAGAGCAACTCTCATTTGTCACGTATGAGAAACATGCTAGCTCACAGCCCATTGGGACGTCGTAGGCACTCCAGCTCTGGCAGTATCACTAGTTCTAATGAGTCACCACTGACGTCACCAGTTGGACGTGTGTGGGGCATATCACTAGAACTACTTGTAAAACAAACAACGAAAGAGGTCCCATTTATAGTGGAGAAGATTATTGAACACATTGAGCAATGTG GTTTAGACCAGGAAGGATTGTATAGGGTCAATGGCAATGCTAGAACGATTGAGAAGTTAAAGGCATCATTTGATAAGG TTGGTGATGCTGACTTTTGTGATGTTGATGTTGCTGCTATAGGAGGACTATTGAAGTTATTCTTG CGGGATATGCCTGTTCCACTGATTACAGAGAGTGTGGCCAGTCAGTTTGTACAACTTCATGAAG ATGTTAAGAGTTACACTGGTCAACAGTACTATGAGAAGATCAG GAGTTTAGTGAAACAGCTGCCACTCCACCACTATCACTTGTTACGCTATCTAGTACGTCATCTCGTGTGTGTGGCCAAACATGAAG AGGAGAACAAGATGAGTCCAGTGTCACTGTCTATTGTGTTTGGACCAAACATCTTCAG GTGTGATGCTGGGCTGGCTGGCCTACAGAAACAAGGAGTGTGTAACTCTTTCCTTAGTAAAATGATCATGAAGTGTGACCAAGTGTTCATG CAAGATGATGAGGTATGGATAGCACAAGTAAAGGAAGAAGCTCAACAACGTCGACAAAAGCCACAAAAGCCTGTCCCTTATAGTGTGTACATGGAGAACTTAAATAGTCTGGAAGAA CTCGATGATGATGATAGATCACATGATGTGCTGAGCTCATCATGGGGACATAGCCCTACCCACATTACCAAAAGCAGCACTACTAGCCCTGCCCATATTACCAAAACCAGCACTTCTAGCAAAAGCAGCACTAATGAGAGAAACGTTGATGACTGGGTGACTGCCTCCTATCCTGGTGGATCACAGTCTCCACTCAATAGATCACATGACAGTGATCCTGATCTAGGTAATGGACGCTTTGTCAGAGAGGTCGGTATTCGACGTCGATCATCGATAGATGGGGTGAGGAGGAAGACATCACTCAGTCCTCCaag GGAGGAGGAGTTACCACGTACACCATCACCATGGTCACAATGTAGCAA CTCCCCAATCAGTCCCAATTCTTCACCAGTACAGGGAACATCACAAGTGATGTCACa GTTCCTGTCCACAGTGATACAACAAACAGTTCGAGAGTTGCTGTTTGGCCCATCTGGATCACATGGAACTAGTACGCCTGCCAAACCAGTGTCATTAGCTCGACAGCGACGAAGGAATACCCCAGGGACTAGGGGTGGGGGTAGCACAGCTAATGATGTCACAAACACCAACACAGCAACTGATGACAAGAACACCAAAG AGGGTGTTTCTACAGGAGACATGACATCATCAGTGACATCACATGGAGG GGACACTACTGACAGTAGTAAAACTCATCCGGTGATATTGAGACGAGGTTCATCAAAGGAAGAGAAGGAGAAGAAGAAAATCAACAGAGAGAGTGGGGCTTTATTCTCTGAACAGTTCAAAGTGGCTACTGGTCACTCATCTG TTGATGAAATAGATGGAGTAGAACAATCAGAAGTCACCAATAAACTGAAGCATCATAAGAAACACAAACCAGTAGTAAAAGGTTTTGACTTGTTTGAATCATCAGGATTGATAATGGGG GCTCCCATCATGGCCAAGCCCACTGTGGTGATGCCAAACAGCCAGGAACACCACCATTTTGTGATGACATCATCGGAGTCACATGACGAGGAAGACACTTTATCCCAGTCCACAGGATTGTATGATGTTAAAATGGTGAAGTCATCACTGCAGCCACTACCTGTGGCATCAGATGATCTGGATGTGGTGAAGAGTATAGAGACATTGTCTCAT CCCACTCTGGGGAGGCCACGCCCACCAGCTAATAGGAGATCACCTGGCCGGAGGGGGCATGGTGTTGACACTAATTCTGTACCAGATAAGAAGCACACATTGTTAAGTAGTAGTGATGAATTGAATAATATTCCAGCCACTCAGCTTGGCCACAATGTACTGAGTGTTACCCTACATTCCAAGACTGATGCTACACTACAAACTATATCCAGTGATAATGTGCAATCCAATAATCTCCAAACCAAATCCAGTGATAATCTCCAATCCAAATCCAGTGACAGTCTCCATACCCAATCTAGTAATACTCTTCAAGCAAAATCCAGTGACGAAACTAAATCCAGTGATAATTTTCAAGCCAAATCCAGTGACAAACTCCCGACCAAATCCAGCAAAAATATCCAACCTAAATCCAGCAATAATCTTCAAGCCAAAGCCAAATCCAGTGACAAACGAACCAAACCTAGCGATACTTTCAAATCCGTTGGTGAACTCCATACCAAAACCTCCAGTGTTATCTATTCCAAAACCATAGGCTCTGATCATTTGTCATTGACTGCTACTGCTGCAGCAGGTAGCCCCACCCACAGGAGATTGCATGATGTGGCCAGCCCCACCCACACTGGATTACATGATGTGGACAGCCGTACTCACAACAATGGACCACATAATACTGGAAGCTCCACCCACAACAGATCACATGATGTGGCCAGCTCTACCCACACCAGGTTACATGATGTAGGCAGCCCCACTCACAACAGACCACATGATGCCAGCAGCTCCATCCGCAGCAGATCACATGATGTGGGCAGCCCCACCCACAGAAAATCACATGATGCCAGCCCCACCCACAGCACATCACTTGATGACCAGCAGAGAAGACTCAAAG AGCTCAAGAATGAAGTGAGAAGGTTTGAAGCAGACTACATGGCACAGCATGGTGGTAATAAACCATCTGGTGCTGATAAAGATCCCATCAGACCATTAATGAGGGAATATTTCACTATCAAACATCAACTACAATCATCCAGTGAAATGCTTAGCAAGACAGCTCCAGCTAAACTGATCACTAAAG TTGATGAAATAGATGGAGTAGAACAATCAGAAGAAGTTAACAATAAACTGAAGCATCATAAGAAACACAAACCAGTAGTAAAAGGTTTTGACTTGTTTGAGTCATCGGGATTGATAATGGGGGTGTGTAATGGGTGTGTCCTGATGTTGTGCAGCAATTAG
- the LOC136260939 gene encoding protein FAM13A-like isoform X1, whose protein sequence is MLSPLLCGSSGLDKVMEPIKSNSHLSRMRNMLAHSPLGRRRHSSSGSITSSNESPLTSPVGRVWGISLELLVKQTTKEVPFIVEKIIEHIEQCGLDQEGLYRVNGNARTIEKLKASFDKVGDADFCDVDVAAIGGLLKLFLRDMPVPLITESVASQFVQLHEDVKSYTGQQYYEKIRSLVKQLPLHHYHLLRYLVRHLVCVAKHEEENKMSPVSLSIVFGPNIFRCDAGLAGLQKQGVCNSFLSKMIMKCDQVFMQDDEVWIAQVKEEAQQRRQKPQKPVPYSVYMENLNSLEELDDDDRSHDVLSSSWGHSPTHITKSSTTSPAHITKTSTSSKSSTNERNVDDWVTASYPGGSQSPLNRSHDSDPDLGNGRFVREVGIRRRSSIDGVRRKTSLSPPREEELPRTPSPWSQCSNSPISPNSSPVQGTSQVMSQFLSTVIQQTVRELLFGPSGSHGTSTPAKPVSLARQRRRNTPGTRGGGSTANDVTNTNTATDDKNTKEGVSTGDMTSSVTSHGGDTTDSSKTHPVILRRGSSKEEKEKKKINRESGALFSEQFKVATGHSSVDEIDGVEQSEVTNKLKHHKKHKPVVKGFDLFESSGLIMGAPIMAKPTVVMPNSQEHHHFVMTSSESHDEEDTLSQSTGLYDVKMVKSSLQPLPVASDDLDVVKSIETLSHPTLGRPRPPANRRSPGRRGHGVDTNSVPDKKHTLLSSSDELNNIPATQLGHNVLSVTLHSKTDATLQTISSDNVQSNNLQTKSSDNLQSKSSDSLHTQSSNTLQAKSSDETKSSDNFQAKSSDKLPTKSSKNIQPKSSNNLQAKAKSSDKRTKPSDTFKSVGELHTKTSSVIYSKTIGSDHLSLTATAAAGSPTHRRLHDVASPTHTGLHDVDSRTHNNGPHNTGSSTHNRSHDVASSTHTRLHDVGSPTHNRPHDASSSIRSRSHDVGSPTHRKSHDASPTHSTSLDDQQRRLKELKNEVRRFEADYMAQHGGNKPSGADKDPIRPLMREYFTIKHQLQSSSEMLSKTAPAKLITKGEPDIHRDEHTDRHTDGLTVGHMDLCTALEKCQKLLADNRRKAGRPDSLDHMSLEQLREEKLSVQKTLIEFENEHGRPETEEGKEMMRPIYDYYRQLKKLLGGRRGSTRSKSQGAELALTTVSMLTAQDASDVSQLPPNVSCGTTVSPPHTRESVSSVESYKQVKEKLDNALAEKHNLKQLIRKCEEDFLQEHGRAVMEKEDRQPLQQHYTAYKRIKAHIKLLQTILTKKDSNITV, encoded by the exons ATGTTATCGCCGCTGCTGTGCGGCTCATCAGGACTCGATAAAGTGATG GAGCCAATCAAGAGCAACTCTCATTTGTCACGTATGAGAAACATGCTAGCTCACAGCCCATTGGGACGTCGTAGGCACTCCAGCTCTGGCAGTATCACTAGTTCTAATGAGTCACCACTGACGTCACCAGTTGGACGTGTGTGGGGCATATCACTAGAACTACTTGTAAAACAAACAACGAAAGAGGTCCCATTTATAGTGGAGAAGATTATTGAACACATTGAGCAATGTG GTTTAGACCAGGAAGGATTGTATAGGGTCAATGGCAATGCTAGAACGATTGAGAAGTTAAAGGCATCATTTGATAAGG TTGGTGATGCTGACTTTTGTGATGTTGATGTTGCTGCTATAGGAGGACTATTGAAGTTATTCTTG CGGGATATGCCTGTTCCACTGATTACAGAGAGTGTGGCCAGTCAGTTTGTACAACTTCATGAAG ATGTTAAGAGTTACACTGGTCAACAGTACTATGAGAAGATCAG GAGTTTAGTGAAACAGCTGCCACTCCACCACTATCACTTGTTACGCTATCTAGTACGTCATCTCGTGTGTGTGGCCAAACATGAAG AGGAGAACAAGATGAGTCCAGTGTCACTGTCTATTGTGTTTGGACCAAACATCTTCAG GTGTGATGCTGGGCTGGCTGGCCTACAGAAACAAGGAGTGTGTAACTCTTTCCTTAGTAAAATGATCATGAAGTGTGACCAAGTGTTCATG CAAGATGATGAGGTATGGATAGCACAAGTAAAGGAAGAAGCTCAACAACGTCGACAAAAGCCACAAAAGCCTGTCCCTTATAGTGTGTACATGGAGAACTTAAATAGTCTGGAAGAA CTCGATGATGATGATAGATCACATGATGTGCTGAGCTCATCATGGGGACATAGCCCTACCCACATTACCAAAAGCAGCACTACTAGCCCTGCCCATATTACCAAAACCAGCACTTCTAGCAAAAGCAGCACTAATGAGAGAAACGTTGATGACTGGGTGACTGCCTCCTATCCTGGTGGATCACAGTCTCCACTCAATAGATCACATGACAGTGATCCTGATCTAGGTAATGGACGCTTTGTCAGAGAGGTCGGTATTCGACGTCGATCATCGATAGATGGGGTGAGGAGGAAGACATCACTCAGTCCTCCaag GGAGGAGGAGTTACCACGTACACCATCACCATGGTCACAATGTAGCAA CTCCCCAATCAGTCCCAATTCTTCACCAGTACAGGGAACATCACAAGTGATGTCACa GTTCCTGTCCACAGTGATACAACAAACAGTTCGAGAGTTGCTGTTTGGCCCATCTGGATCACATGGAACTAGTACGCCTGCCAAACCAGTGTCATTAGCTCGACAGCGACGAAGGAATACCCCAGGGACTAGGGGTGGGGGTAGCACAGCTAATGATGTCACAAACACCAACACAGCAACTGATGACAAGAACACCAAAG AGGGTGTTTCTACAGGAGACATGACATCATCAGTGACATCACATGGAGG GGACACTACTGACAGTAGTAAAACTCATCCGGTGATATTGAGACGAGGTTCATCAAAGGAAGAGAAGGAGAAGAAGAAAATCAACAGAGAGAGTGGGGCTTTATTCTCTGAACAGTTCAAAGTGGCTACTGGTCACTCATCTG TTGATGAAATAGATGGAGTAGAACAATCAGAAGTCACCAATAAACTGAAGCATCATAAGAAACACAAACCAGTAGTAAAAGGTTTTGACTTGTTTGAATCATCAGGATTGATAATGGGG GCTCCCATCATGGCCAAGCCCACTGTGGTGATGCCAAACAGCCAGGAACACCACCATTTTGTGATGACATCATCGGAGTCACATGACGAGGAAGACACTTTATCCCAGTCCACAGGATTGTATGATGTTAAAATGGTGAAGTCATCACTGCAGCCACTACCTGTGGCATCAGATGATCTGGATGTGGTGAAGAGTATAGAGACATTGTCTCAT CCCACTCTGGGGAGGCCACGCCCACCAGCTAATAGGAGATCACCTGGCCGGAGGGGGCATGGTGTTGACACTAATTCTGTACCAGATAAGAAGCACACATTGTTAAGTAGTAGTGATGAATTGAATAATATTCCAGCCACTCAGCTTGGCCACAATGTACTGAGTGTTACCCTACATTCCAAGACTGATGCTACACTACAAACTATATCCAGTGATAATGTGCAATCCAATAATCTCCAAACCAAATCCAGTGATAATCTCCAATCCAAATCCAGTGACAGTCTCCATACCCAATCTAGTAATACTCTTCAAGCAAAATCCAGTGACGAAACTAAATCCAGTGATAATTTTCAAGCCAAATCCAGTGACAAACTCCCGACCAAATCCAGCAAAAATATCCAACCTAAATCCAGCAATAATCTTCAAGCCAAAGCCAAATCCAGTGACAAACGAACCAAACCTAGCGATACTTTCAAATCCGTTGGTGAACTCCATACCAAAACCTCCAGTGTTATCTATTCCAAAACCATAGGCTCTGATCATTTGTCATTGACTGCTACTGCTGCAGCAGGTAGCCCCACCCACAGGAGATTGCATGATGTGGCCAGCCCCACCCACACTGGATTACATGATGTGGACAGCCGTACTCACAACAATGGACCACATAATACTGGAAGCTCCACCCACAACAGATCACATGATGTGGCCAGCTCTACCCACACCAGGTTACATGATGTAGGCAGCCCCACTCACAACAGACCACATGATGCCAGCAGCTCCATCCGCAGCAGATCACATGATGTGGGCAGCCCCACCCACAGAAAATCACATGATGCCAGCCCCACCCACAGCACATCACTTGATGACCAGCAGAGAAGACTCAAAG AGCTCAAGAATGAAGTGAGAAGGTTTGAAGCAGACTACATGGCACAGCATGGTGGTAATAAACCATCTGGTGCTGATAAAGATCCCATCAGACCATTAATGAGGGAATATTTCACTATCAAACATCAACTACAATCATCCAGTGAAATGCTTAGCAAGACAGCTCCAGCTAAACTGATCACTAAAG GAGAGCCAGACATACATAGAGATgaacacacagacagacacacagatgGACTCACAGTTGGACACATGGACCTATGCACAGCCCTGGAGAAGTGTCAGAAGTTATTAGCAGATAACAGGAGAAAGGCTGGTAGACCCGACAGTCTGGATCACATGAGCTTGGAACAATTACGAGAAGAGAAGCTATCAGTCCAGAAGACTCTGATAGAATTTGAGAATGAGCATGGACGTCCA GAAACAGAAGAAGGTAAGGAAATGATGCGACCGATCTACGACTACTACAGACAGCTGAAGAAGCTGCTGGGTGGTAGAAGAGGCTCCACCAGGAGCAAGTCTCAAGGGGCGGAGCTTGCCCTGACTACTGTATCCATGCTAACAGCACAG GATGCGAGTGATGTGTCACAGTTACCCCCTAATGTGTCGTGTGGCACAACTGTCTCACCACCCCATACTAGGGAGAGTGTGTCATCTGTTGAATCTTA TAAACAAGTTAAGGAGAAGTTGGACAATGCTTTAGCAGAGAAGCACAACTTGAAACAGTTAATCCGCAAGTGTGAGGAAGACTTCTTACAGGAACATGGCAG GGCAGTGATGGAGAAAGAGGATAGACAACCATTACAACAACATTATACTGCTTATAAG AGGATTAAAGCACACATCAAGTTGTTGCAGACTATACTAACAAAGAAGGACTCTAACATCACTGTGTga
- the LOC136260939 gene encoding protein FAM13A-like isoform X5, which yields MLSPLLCGSSGLDKVMEPIKSNSHLSRMRNMLAHSPLGRRRHSSSGSITSSNESPLTSPVGRVWGISLELLVKQTTKEVPFIVEKIIEHIEQCGLDQEGLYRVNGNARTIEKLKASFDKVGDADFCDVDVAAIGGLLKLFLRDMPVPLITESVASQFVQLHEDVKSYTGQQYYEKIRSLVKQLPLHHYHLLRYLVRHLVCVAKHEEENKMSPVSLSIVFGPNIFRCDAGLAGLQKQGVCNSFLSKMIMKCDQVFMLDDDDRSHDVLSSSWGHSPTHITKSSTTSPAHITKTSTSSKSSTNERNVDDWVTASYPGGSQSPLNRSHDSDPDLGNGRFVREVGIRRRSSIDGVRRKTSLSPPREEELPRTPSPWSQCSNSPISPNSSPVQGTSQVMSQFLSTVIQQTVRELLFGPSGSHGTSTPAKPVSLARQRRRNTPGTRGGGSTANDVTNTNTATDDKNTKEGVSTGDMTSSVTSHGGDTTDSSKTHPVILRRGSSKEEKEKKKINRESGALFSEQFKVATGHSSVDEIDGVEQSEVTNKLKHHKKHKPVVKGFDLFESSGLIMGAPIMAKPTVVMPNSQEHHHFVMTSSESHDEEDTLSQSTGLYDVKMVKSSLQPLPVASDDLDVVKSIETLSHPTLGRPRPPANRRSPGRRGHGVDTNSVPDKKHTLLSSSDELNNIPATQLGHNVLSVTLHSKTDATLQTISSDNVQSNNLQTKSSDNLQSKSSDSLHTQSSNTLQAKSSDETKSSDNFQAKSSDKLPTKSSKNIQPKSSNNLQAKAKSSDKRTKPSDTFKSVGELHTKTSSVIYSKTIGSDHLSLTATAAAGSPTHRRLHDVASPTHTGLHDVDSRTHNNGPHNTGSSTHNRSHDVASSTHTRLHDVGSPTHNRPHDASSSIRSRSHDVGSPTHRKSHDASPTHSTSLDDQQRRLKELKNEVRRFEADYMAQHGGNKPSGADKDPIRPLMREYFTIKHQLQSSSEMLSKTAPAKLITKGEPDIHRDEHTDRHTDGLTVGHMDLCTALEKCQKLLADNRRKAGRPDSLDHMSLEQLREEKLSVQKTLIEFENEHGRPETEEGKEMMRPIYDYYRQLKKLLGGRRGSTRSKSQGAELALTTVSMLTAQDASDVSQLPPNVSCGTTVSPPHTRESVSSVESYKQVKEKLDNALAEKHNLKQLIRKCEEDFLQEHGRAVMEKEDRQPLQQHYTAYKRIKAHIKLLQTILTKKDSNITV from the exons ATGTTATCGCCGCTGCTGTGCGGCTCATCAGGACTCGATAAAGTGATG GAGCCAATCAAGAGCAACTCTCATTTGTCACGTATGAGAAACATGCTAGCTCACAGCCCATTGGGACGTCGTAGGCACTCCAGCTCTGGCAGTATCACTAGTTCTAATGAGTCACCACTGACGTCACCAGTTGGACGTGTGTGGGGCATATCACTAGAACTACTTGTAAAACAAACAACGAAAGAGGTCCCATTTATAGTGGAGAAGATTATTGAACACATTGAGCAATGTG GTTTAGACCAGGAAGGATTGTATAGGGTCAATGGCAATGCTAGAACGATTGAGAAGTTAAAGGCATCATTTGATAAGG TTGGTGATGCTGACTTTTGTGATGTTGATGTTGCTGCTATAGGAGGACTATTGAAGTTATTCTTG CGGGATATGCCTGTTCCACTGATTACAGAGAGTGTGGCCAGTCAGTTTGTACAACTTCATGAAG ATGTTAAGAGTTACACTGGTCAACAGTACTATGAGAAGATCAG GAGTTTAGTGAAACAGCTGCCACTCCACCACTATCACTTGTTACGCTATCTAGTACGTCATCTCGTGTGTGTGGCCAAACATGAAG AGGAGAACAAGATGAGTCCAGTGTCACTGTCTATTGTGTTTGGACCAAACATCTTCAG GTGTGATGCTGGGCTGGCTGGCCTACAGAAACAAGGAGTGTGTAACTCTTTCCTTAGTAAAATGATCATGAAGTGTGACCAAGTGTTCATG CTCGATGATGATGATAGATCACATGATGTGCTGAGCTCATCATGGGGACATAGCCCTACCCACATTACCAAAAGCAGCACTACTAGCCCTGCCCATATTACCAAAACCAGCACTTCTAGCAAAAGCAGCACTAATGAGAGAAACGTTGATGACTGGGTGACTGCCTCCTATCCTGGTGGATCACAGTCTCCACTCAATAGATCACATGACAGTGATCCTGATCTAGGTAATGGACGCTTTGTCAGAGAGGTCGGTATTCGACGTCGATCATCGATAGATGGGGTGAGGAGGAAGACATCACTCAGTCCTCCaag GGAGGAGGAGTTACCACGTACACCATCACCATGGTCACAATGTAGCAA CTCCCCAATCAGTCCCAATTCTTCACCAGTACAGGGAACATCACAAGTGATGTCACa GTTCCTGTCCACAGTGATACAACAAACAGTTCGAGAGTTGCTGTTTGGCCCATCTGGATCACATGGAACTAGTACGCCTGCCAAACCAGTGTCATTAGCTCGACAGCGACGAAGGAATACCCCAGGGACTAGGGGTGGGGGTAGCACAGCTAATGATGTCACAAACACCAACACAGCAACTGATGACAAGAACACCAAAG AGGGTGTTTCTACAGGAGACATGACATCATCAGTGACATCACATGGAGG GGACACTACTGACAGTAGTAAAACTCATCCGGTGATATTGAGACGAGGTTCATCAAAGGAAGAGAAGGAGAAGAAGAAAATCAACAGAGAGAGTGGGGCTTTATTCTCTGAACAGTTCAAAGTGGCTACTGGTCACTCATCTG TTGATGAAATAGATGGAGTAGAACAATCAGAAGTCACCAATAAACTGAAGCATCATAAGAAACACAAACCAGTAGTAAAAGGTTTTGACTTGTTTGAATCATCAGGATTGATAATGGGG GCTCCCATCATGGCCAAGCCCACTGTGGTGATGCCAAACAGCCAGGAACACCACCATTTTGTGATGACATCATCGGAGTCACATGACGAGGAAGACACTTTATCCCAGTCCACAGGATTGTATGATGTTAAAATGGTGAAGTCATCACTGCAGCCACTACCTGTGGCATCAGATGATCTGGATGTGGTGAAGAGTATAGAGACATTGTCTCAT CCCACTCTGGGGAGGCCACGCCCACCAGCTAATAGGAGATCACCTGGCCGGAGGGGGCATGGTGTTGACACTAATTCTGTACCAGATAAGAAGCACACATTGTTAAGTAGTAGTGATGAATTGAATAATATTCCAGCCACTCAGCTTGGCCACAATGTACTGAGTGTTACCCTACATTCCAAGACTGATGCTACACTACAAACTATATCCAGTGATAATGTGCAATCCAATAATCTCCAAACCAAATCCAGTGATAATCTCCAATCCAAATCCAGTGACAGTCTCCATACCCAATCTAGTAATACTCTTCAAGCAAAATCCAGTGACGAAACTAAATCCAGTGATAATTTTCAAGCCAAATCCAGTGACAAACTCCCGACCAAATCCAGCAAAAATATCCAACCTAAATCCAGCAATAATCTTCAAGCCAAAGCCAAATCCAGTGACAAACGAACCAAACCTAGCGATACTTTCAAATCCGTTGGTGAACTCCATACCAAAACCTCCAGTGTTATCTATTCCAAAACCATAGGCTCTGATCATTTGTCATTGACTGCTACTGCTGCAGCAGGTAGCCCCACCCACAGGAGATTGCATGATGTGGCCAGCCCCACCCACACTGGATTACATGATGTGGACAGCCGTACTCACAACAATGGACCACATAATACTGGAAGCTCCACCCACAACAGATCACATGATGTGGCCAGCTCTACCCACACCAGGTTACATGATGTAGGCAGCCCCACTCACAACAGACCACATGATGCCAGCAGCTCCATCCGCAGCAGATCACATGATGTGGGCAGCCCCACCCACAGAAAATCACATGATGCCAGCCCCACCCACAGCACATCACTTGATGACCAGCAGAGAAGACTCAAAG AGCTCAAGAATGAAGTGAGAAGGTTTGAAGCAGACTACATGGCACAGCATGGTGGTAATAAACCATCTGGTGCTGATAAAGATCCCATCAGACCATTAATGAGGGAATATTTCACTATCAAACATCAACTACAATCATCCAGTGAAATGCTTAGCAAGACAGCTCCAGCTAAACTGATCACTAAAG GAGAGCCAGACATACATAGAGATgaacacacagacagacacacagatgGACTCACAGTTGGACACATGGACCTATGCACAGCCCTGGAGAAGTGTCAGAAGTTATTAGCAGATAACAGGAGAAAGGCTGGTAGACCCGACAGTCTGGATCACATGAGCTTGGAACAATTACGAGAAGAGAAGCTATCAGTCCAGAAGACTCTGATAGAATTTGAGAATGAGCATGGACGTCCA GAAACAGAAGAAGGTAAGGAAATGATGCGACCGATCTACGACTACTACAGACAGCTGAAGAAGCTGCTGGGTGGTAGAAGAGGCTCCACCAGGAGCAAGTCTCAAGGGGCGGAGCTTGCCCTGACTACTGTATCCATGCTAACAGCACAG GATGCGAGTGATGTGTCACAGTTACCCCCTAATGTGTCGTGTGGCACAACTGTCTCACCACCCCATACTAGGGAGAGTGTGTCATCTGTTGAATCTTA TAAACAAGTTAAGGAGAAGTTGGACAATGCTTTAGCAGAGAAGCACAACTTGAAACAGTTAATCCGCAAGTGTGAGGAAGACTTCTTACAGGAACATGGCAG GGCAGTGATGGAGAAAGAGGATAGACAACCATTACAACAACATTATACTGCTTATAAG AGGATTAAAGCACACATCAAGTTGTTGCAGACTATACTAACAAAGAAGGACTCTAACATCACTGTGTga